CAGTTTTTTAGGTCGGTGAGTTGGACGGCAAGTATTTTTTCTCGCTTTGAAAAGGTCAGAAGGTCAAGAGTGAGCACCCTGCCTGCAGTTTCCTCTCAGTCTATTGGCCTATATTATAGATCAATTAATTATATTTTCATTGAATAACGATTGTAAATCATAAACGCTCACATCGCAGGTATCGATTAGGCCTATGCCAAATATTCTGCGTATCAGATATTCAGAATTGGCCTATACTTCTTTCTGTAAGCTGACAATGACATTGAAAACACAATGGTAGGCTATCCGCTATGACAAATGTATTGTTCTCAATAATCCTTCATAAAATAACCACTAAAAATAAATTACTGTCAAAGTCATCACATAGAACTATACAAGGTTACAATAACAAACGACACCGGCGTCAGCTTTTGGGAATGTGTGTTCCTTTGAAAATATCATCATTGAATAAAACGGTAAAGTCACGAATGACAAAAATAACACAGGCCTAATGCAAAGTTTTGAGGGGAAAGACATTATTGCTCAATATAGCACATTAATTATAACAGAAAGTCAACATGGTGAAGACAATTCCAATTGTTAAAAAATATTGTCATTATAACTTTTTGTGAAAACAGAACAAAAAAAACATAGAAAAGGACTGCTTGGGAATGTCATGTGAAAACCACAAGCCTCTTCAACAACTGCAGAGGGGAACATTTACAATAGCATTAAGTGCTGCAAAGGGGACAAAAAAGTGTGTTTCATTTATTTTGTTCTAAAATATGAAATATTACACAATGTGAAATATTACACACAAAACAAAGAAGGGCATTCATGTAGAGGCTAAAGTTTAtcattgttttttaaaatgtggGGCCAAAGAACTGCCACAACCATTTTGGTGAAAGCATGGCATGTTACAAAGCAAATGAAAGGTAAAtatgctgtacacacacacattttattaGAATATATTTCAGGCTGATTAAGATCATTTCCTAAATCCTAATGCGCCAAACATTTACATGAAGAAACATTACTTGAAGAGTTGACCCTCTCATTGCGCGGGCCATTCGATCATGTGTAATGTCGCATATGTTTTATGTTAGGCTACTCCTTTCCTAAAGACCACACCGTCGGTCTGTTGGTTGGTCAGGTTGGAGTAATGTGGATAGAAAAGATTTGTGTCTTGTTTCATTGTTTATCATGTAAAAGGTATTATTCCCACTTGGTATTGCTAATATTTTCTCGGACTAGACAGTCTTATTGCAGCCTAAAGAAATATTATTGTCCTGTGTTTTGTTATTTTCTCACGTTTCGCTGAACATTCGCTTGCAGTCCATTGAGGGTGACGGTGTGTCTGAACTCATGTTGCCGATCTGAGAGTACTCGTCCTCCGGGCTGTGTGGCAGCCCCGGCGGCgtcatcctcttctccttctgCCTGCGGTTGCAGAACCAGACCCGGACCACCTCCTTCTCCAGCTGCAGACTGTCCGCCAGAGAGGTGATCTCCTGGCCAGCGGGTTTGGGGCTTTTGAGGAAGTGGCTCTCCAAAGCTCCTTTGACGCTCACCTCGATGGACGTGCGCTTTTTCCTCTTCCTGCCCTGCGCCGCGATCTTATCGATGCTGGTGGGGCTACCGGTGGTCGAGTCGGCCTCTTCCAGCCATTTGTTGAGCAGCGGTTTCAGCTTGCACATGTTCTTGAAGCTCAGCTGCAGCGCCTCAAACCTGCATATCGTGGTCTGTGAGAAGACGTTACCATACAGGGTGCCTAGTGCCAAGCCCACGTCCGCTTGCGTAAAGCCCAGTTTGATCCGGCGCTGTTTGAACTGCTTGGCGAAGTTCTCCAGGTCGTCCGAGGTCGGCGTGTCCTCGTCGGACTGCGGGTCGTGGCTAACCCCGGCGTGGTGCTGCTGGTGATGTGAatgctggtggtggtgatggtgatgatgatgactgCCGTGGTCGAGATCAGGGGAGTCCCCCCTCACCATCCCCGGGTGCATTAGGTTCCCCGGTGAGTTGAGCATTCCGTTTACCGTGAATCCCCCGGGCTGGGAGTAGATCAGcgactgttgctgctgctgcccttCGGAAATGGAGGCTATATGCGCGGCTGAGGTGCCACCCCAGGCTCCTGGGTGTTGTGCCTGGTGGGAGCCCAGATGCAGAGACCTGTGGTGTAGAGCGGAGCCTGAGTGCATGTCCTCCCTGCCGGAGTTTCTCTTCACATCCTGCGGCTGCGGGCTACCCGTCATCCCAACGGGGCTGGAGGACCAGGGAGAGCCGGCCTCGGCAGCTGCCACTGCGGCTGCAGCCGCAGCGGCGTGTGGCAAGGATGTCATCCACTGGTGGGCATGGCTTAACATGTGTCCCCCGTTGCTCGTTGCCATAGCGCCCTGCATAAAGTCACTCTGCATCATCTTCACGGAGGGGTCCCCTCTGTATCCACCAGACACCGAGGTGACTGCGGTGCTGCCCCGCTGCATGCCACCGACCCCCCGGTCTGAGTGCACGATGGAGCCGGTGGATAGGATCCTATTGCTGGCCAGGTATGGACTGGAGGTGGCTGTTGCCATACCCCAAACCATAAAGCCTGTGAGTTATCGCCCTCTTCCCTCGTTGGATCAGCTTCTCTTCTCAAACAGAATGCTCTTATCCAATAATAAATCAAAACTATGAGAAAACGTGGTGAATGTTGCGTTATACTATATACCATCAAATGGAGATAAAAATAATTAAAAAGTAGTCCAAACAAAAATATTCACAAAAATGCAAATGAAAGTTAATGTTTTGTTTATCAATTAATGGAATGAAATAGCATTTACGTTCCACCAGTAAAGATTCGGAGATTGGTGCATAAAGAATATTTACGCATTCAATTTAGAGATTTTTTTTGTGAATAtattaataaaaaaaatgaaaagtttTTTGCGTCCTGTAAAGTTCTACTAGACGTATAGATTTAGTAATCTCCCACAAACTGACGCTCTCTTCTAGGATCCCTGCCGAAGTAGTCTTGTTGGAGAAGGACCATTCATTGTCACTTTGTTAACACTCCTGTGGCTCCTCTGCTGCTTTTCTGAAGTATTTGAAGCTGCACAATTCCGAATGATACAACGGTCTACGTAAATGCTTGTATCTATTTTCTtccttcactctttctctccttccatctgACACTTGTATCCGTTCCTCCCTGGAAGCGCGTGGACACGCGAGTGTTTACCCTGTGCCAAGCGTGCGCACGCCGTTCCCATCTTCCCCCAATTACCAGCGGAAGTCGAGAGCAGGACTCCCGCTGATTGGACGATACCCAGAGAGAGGGATTGGCACATCTCGAGAGCTCGGTGCGCTGCCTCGGGTGCTCGAGGTAAAGGTTCCCTTCTCTGAGAAAAGCAACATATGTATTGATGAGATGATCATAACAATAACAGACTGATATTGATCATATTGGCATTGTAATTGGTAGGCTATTATATGGCTCCtcagtggcgcagcggtctaaaggcactgcatctcagtctgtatcacaaccggccgtgattgggagtcccatagggcggtgcacaattggcccagcgtcatcctggttaggttttggccgggtatgCCGTCATTATTAATAatgtttttttcttaactgacatgcctagttaaattttttatttaaaaaaaagaatataAGTAGCCACAAAACCAATAATAGGCATAATAGGCCTAATGATAATAATACTTTACAATTTATCATAACACAATTATCGTTGTCGTAATCAAAAACAATCATAGACTATAAGACCCCAATATCTATAATCTCACTTTCTTATAATCAAATAGCCTAACATGCGTCCACTAAATGGTTAACGTGGAATTGATGGTTTGATGAAGGAGGTTTCCAGGCGGAAACAAGCAATCTCGCTGAaccccggagagagagagagcacccccACGAAAACAATGCCAAATTGAGCAGTCCATTGGGGATTGAAGGGACACACTGACTCTCGCCTTTCTAACGCCAGTCAGGGATGTCAGGCCCGAACAACGCAACATATCTGTGTTTTTCCTCCTCTGTTAAATAGCGTAGCGGCGGGGGCCTGTGCCAATGATACTCAGGTCGGCTCTGGATAGACACTCAGGGGTTCTGTACGCCACTTGCATCGTAATGCTCTCTCCTTTTCACACTGAAGCAAGACCCACTGGGCGTGAACCGGGTGCACTACATTTCTACATGAGGCAAGCCAGTTAGTTTTTTTTCTATCTTCGGGAGAAGTGTTATTTTAATAGAATGTTTCCAGAGTGTGTGCGAGTGATGGTAAGCTAAATAATTCGCTTTTTCCTAATATTCCTAGCCACAAGATTTTCCCAGTCTTACAAACTAGAACTCTTAACACACGGAGCATTCTTTCAATTGAAAGAAGAGACATTGCATGGAGACACAACCAGGTGCAGCCTCACTCATGTTTTCTTTCCTGGAAGATTTCTCCTGGATTTGATTCAAATAAGTTTTGGGGGAAAATAAAGCAAAAAGTAAACATTTGTGTGTACATGGGCTCGAAGGATACTCTGCATGCCAATGGGAGCTTTGCGTGAAAGTTCGAGTTGTGCGCTCAAGGCCTTAGagtcccagtgcagtcaaaaacgaaATTTCCctgtgtttaaaaatatatatatttccacactatgggATAATAATGTAATATTCTGAAAATTCTGATAATGCTATTTTAGTGTAGGAgctgaaatgtcagcctgttttggtgggatcgAGTTTTGGCAtgtctggtgacatcaccaggcagtaaattaagttaatagaccaataacaaagagcattccaaacctctctgtcaataacagctagttttcagtttcccccttCCTACTCAGACCACTCTcaagacagtcctagcaaaattcttacTTGAGAAATTGCTCATTTTTAAGAAGAttgctatttttttttaaacattttaatttAAGTTATTGTCAAATTGTATTCCAAGATCAAATGTCGGAATTATAGTGTACGCAAAACGGACTCCAATGCACAATATGACCGACCGCGGTACCCCTTTTTCCTACTCAGATCACCATGGAAACCGGGTAGGAGTGTTAAGTATGTCTCTCTGAGTCCCTATCAATTGGGTGAGCTGCCCTCATTCAGTTTTAACCCGGGAGAGACACAGCAGCATCATAGGGCCCCACAGGCGACACAAGGATTCAATGCATGGATGAAAACTAAAATATAAAAGTCATCTATTTTACGAACCCTGGACTGAGTCTAGCTTATAGCCTAGACCTAGGCTGGTATGTTGTAGGCTATTCGGTATTTCGTTACGAATCAAATGGCATAGCACGTATgctttttatattattattagaataatatattttttaaacaagttaaCGAACATAATCTGGaataaatgtaaatgaaaatgtAGAGTGGTAGGCTATTTCAACCCGTAAAACAATATCACAATAATACAAtaatagtatgtgtgtgtttacaggtgATATAGGCATACGTCAATGTGTGTAGTACAGTGTCCTCCTGGATCAAGACAATTTCAGAATGTTGACATTTTATATTTCTCCCTCCCCTGAAAACGTTTATCATTGCTACTTATGCCCGTCATCACCAAGACGAAGGCCTGAATCATCCAAGCGAAATGCAACCAGAAAGTGCGGTTgtcattacattttttaaacttAATTACCGACGACCAGACACATTTTATTGCACTTATGGAACGCATAATGTACTGCTCTCACCTCGTTTACATGCGCTTTTGCTTATCTGAGTTAATGCGTTAATAAGCCGCCCTCATAAACACAGGGATAATTTATTTGATGCTGTAATTTCCACGTGTCCTAATGTACGTATGCAACATGTCTAACGGCAACTGACAAAACAGAATAATATTGGTTCAATGACCTTTGTTAAATTATATAAACCTCTAAATCACCAGTACTTGACTACCACAGTTAGATATCTGGGTCTTCCCTTTCAGGATTACACAATGCACCATAGTAGCACAATGCAAACTCCACCTCACACTCTATAACTTCCTGCAACCCTCTCATCACACATATTTAGgaccaggagtttttcctgaccaaaATACCTATAGTCTTTAATAGGGCCCAACGTTTTCACAGATCAGCTGGTGTGGTCAGGAGAAACTGGCACTATACATCATGTGTTTCTCTGGGATCAGTAATGTTTATCATGTGTTGTGTTGGCATGGTGTGGAGCAGGCCAGTGTCGACTGTTTGATATTCATGGAGGAAGCTGGGTGGAGACCTTCTTGTGATGCACATATTTTAGCCCTTTCTTCTCTCATttgctctctctggctcttcatgtctctctttggctctccctcccgctctccctctcttctctcattagtttttctctctctgtctatctgctcCCCATCTGTACCCAGGGCTGCAGAGAAGAGGTGCACTATACACTCCAGTTCTTGAGGGCAGCAGGAATTTCCCAGGTCCCATGCTCCATCTAACCTTCTCTttgactcactctctctttccaggTTCTGTCTTCCAGGGTTTGTCTTCATTTCCCTCTTTCACTGTctgcacccctccctccccctcctgccctctctccgttcctctccctctgtttctgtctccaataTGCACAGCGGTTGGGCTACTCTAGCTGCAGGCTATTTTCTTTGGTAGACTTTAGCAATATGCAAATGAAGCAGTTCCCTTAACAAAAAAACACATCAATTTCACATGTGATCACGTGAAATAAATGTCACGACATGGGGATGCAAAATTTCAACATGTGATACCATGAAACAGCACGTGACAACATTTGAATGTTTTTCACATGTAAAACTGCTTATACGATTTTCACATGCAAATGTTTTCCATCTGATGCAATTCCACATATGAGAGTTTGATATTCCCATGTGA
Above is a genomic segment from Oncorhynchus nerka isolate Pitt River linkage group LG1, Oner_Uvic_2.0, whole genome shotgun sequence containing:
- the LOC115118017 gene encoding POU domain, class 3, transcription factor 3-A-like — its product is MVWGMATATSSPYLASNRILSTGSIVHSDRGVGGMQRGSTAVTSVSGGYRGDPSVKMMQSDFMQGAMATSNGGHMLSHAHQWMTSLPHAAAAAAAVAAAEAGSPWSSSPVGMTGSPQPQDVKRNSGREDMHSGSALHHRSLHLGSHQAQHPGAWGGTSAAHIASISEGQQQQQSLIYSQPGGFTVNGMLNSPGNLMHPGMVRGDSPDLDHGSHHHHHHHHQHSHHQQHHAGVSHDPQSDEDTPTSDDLENFAKQFKQRRIKLGFTQADVGLALGTLYGNVFSQTTICRFEALQLSFKNMCKLKPLLNKWLEEADSTTGSPTSIDKIAAQGRKRKKRTSIEVSVKGALESHFLKSPKPAGQEITSLADSLQLEKEVVRVWFCNRRQKEKRMTPPGLPHSPEDEYSQIGNMSSDTPSPSMDCKRMFSET